In Amphiprion ocellaris isolate individual 3 ecotype Okinawa chromosome 3, ASM2253959v1, whole genome shotgun sequence, one genomic interval encodes:
- the LOC111580509 gene encoding nucleobindin-2-like, with the protein MVRRKALARCGLVLLSLWLCIQSVPISVEKAKEKPKEEDLGPPQSADTGLHYDRYLREVIEYLEKDPHFKEKLKNADMDDIKQGKLSKELDFVHHNFRTKLDELKREEMNRLRMLIKAKHDIQEGNGYTVDHQALLKQFEHLNHMNPDTFEVEDLDRLIKSATNDLENYDKDRHDEFKRYEMMKEHERRERLKKMNEEDRKKEEQHYEEMKKKHADHPRVNHPGSEDQLKEVWQEADGLDPEDFDPKTFFKMHDSNGDGFFDESELEALFTKELEKVYNPENEEDDMIEMEEERLRMREHVMNEVDTNKDRLVSLSEFMAATKKEEFYEKDEWETLDQNPFYTEEELREYEQQLVNEENDINKKSAELAKQREELEKKQEELNAQKLGLKQAMEEMERVKAQSPKADIKQPGVHVAEGQPAPLVPGNSQPLPPAHQQQDVPVPGHS; encoded by the exons ATGGTGAGGAGGAAAGCTTTGGCCCGTTGTGGCCTGGTTCTACTCAGTTTGTGGCTTTGTATCCAATCAGTGCCTATCAGTGTGGAAAAGGCCAAAGAAAAGCCCAAAGAGGAGGACCTGGGGCCACCCCAGAGTGCT GATACTGGACTGCATTATGATCGCTACCTCAGGGAAGTCATTGAGTACCTTGAGAAAGATCCTCACTTTAaagaaaagctcaaaaatgcTGATATGGATGACATCAAG CAAGGTAAACTTTCCAAAGAGCTGGACTTTGTCCACCACAATTTTCGGACTAAGCTGGACGAGCTGAAGAGGGAGGAGATGAACAGGCTGCGGATGCTCATCAAAGCCAAACATGACATCCAGGAAGGGAATG GCTACACAGTGGACCACCAGGCCTTGCTGAAACAGTTTGAGCACCTTAACCACATGAACCCAGACACTTTTGAGGTGGAGGACCTGGACCGCCTTATCAAATCG GCGACTAATGACCTGGAGAACTATGACAAAGACCGCCATGATGAGTTCAAGAGGTACGAGATGATGAAGGAGCATGAGAGGAGGGAACGCCTGAAGAAAATGAATGAGGAGGATCGCAagaaggaagagcagcactatgaggagatgaagaagaaacacgCCGACCATCCCAGAGTTAACCACCCT ggcaGTGAGGACCAGCTGAAAGAGGTGTGGCAGGAGGCAGACGGTTTGGATCCAGAAGACTTTGATCCCAAAACCTTCTTCAAAATGCACG ACAGCAATGGAGACGGCTTCTTTGATGAGAGTGAGCTTGAAGCTCTTTTCACTAAAGAG CTGGAGAAGGTGTACAACCCTGAAAACGAAGAGGATGACATGATTGAGATGGAGGAAGAGAGACTGCGAATGAGAGAGCATGTCATGAACGAG GTGGACACCAATAAAGACAGACTTGTGTCACTGAGCGAGTTCATGGCGGCCACTAAGAAGGAGGAGTTCTATGAAAAAGATGAGTGGGAG ACTTTAGATCAGAATCCATTTTACACCGAGGAAGAGTTGAGAGAGTATGAACAGCAGCTTGTCAACGAGGAGAACGACATCAACAAGAAGTCAGCTGAGCTGGCAAAACAGAGGGAGGAActtgaaaaaaaacaggaagaacttAATGCTCAGAAGTTGGGGCTGAAGCAG GCAATGGAAGAAATGGAAAGGGTGAAAGCTCAAAGCCCAAAAGCTGACATAAAAC AGCCAGGAGTTCATGTAGCCGAGGGTCAACCAGCACCACTTGTACCAGGAAACAGTCAACCACTGCCCCCTGCTCACCAGCAGCAGGATGTACCAGTGCCAGGACACTCTTAG
- the si:dkey-10o6.2 gene encoding uncharacterized protein si:dkey-10o6.2 — protein sequence MMNIPVVDFSAYGLSEEHVSDEQLQDLSAQLKTAFTQVGFVYLKNSGITQEEVDRVMDISKKFFLQPDELKQPFCRKNFSSNINHGWVSMETERLNPQRPGDLKEAFNTSSLHPDIKWPSSGAVAGFQEIQMSFFQRCKELSLRVLRVMAHSLDLDPNVFLSAHRLIGTDENGTTLRSLYYPPVKSEKAKEGQLRCGEHSDYGSITLLFQSSEGLQVRARSGEFVSAPCIPGAILINIADLMQRWTSDQFVSVLHRVLLPPVGDSSTRQSLAFFVQPDDEALITCCDGSNKYPPVTGGGYLIERLSQSYTD from the exons ATGATGAACATCCCGGTGGTGGACTTCAGCGCCTACGGGCTCAGTGAGGAACATGTCAGTGACGAACAGCTGCAGGACCTGAGCGCCCAGCTGAAAACAGCCTTCACACAAGTTGGATTCGTGTATCTGAAGAACTCGGGGATCActcaggaggag GTGGACCGTGTTATGGACATATCCAAGAAGTTCTTCCTGCAGCCAGATGAATTGAAACAGCCCTTCTGCAGGAAAAACTTCTCCAGCAATATCAACCACGGCTGGGTGTCTATGGAAACTGAGAG GTTGAATCCGCAAAGACCTGGAGACCTAAAGGAGGCATTCAACACTTCTTCACTTCATCCTGACATA AAATGGCCGTCATCAGGTGCTGTAGCTGGTTTCCAGGAGATCCAGATGTCTTTCTTTCAGCGCTGTAAAGAGTTGAGTCTGCGGGTGCTGAGGGTGATGGCCCACAGTCTGGATCTGGACCCGAATGTGTTCCTGAGTGCACACCGTTTAATAGGAA CTGATGAGAACGGCACAACTCTGCGGTCCCTCTACTACCCACCAGTGAAGAGCGAGAAAGCAAAGGAAGGTCAGCTCCGATGTGGAGAGCATTCAGACTACGGCAGCATCACTCTGTTGTTCCAGAGCTCTGAAGGTCTGCAG GTCCGTGCACGTTCAGGTGAATTCGTCTCTGCTCCCTGTATCCCCGGAGCCATCCTCATCAACATCGCTGACCTGATGCAGCGCTGGACCAGTGATCAGTTCGTCTCTGTG CTCCACCGGgttctgctgcctcctgttggAGACTCCAGCACCCGTCAGTCTCTGGCTTTCTTTGTCCAACCAGATGATGAGGCTCTGATCACCTGCTGCGACGGATCTAACAAATACCCACCAGTGACCGGAGGCGGCTACCTCATCGAGCGCTTAAGTCAATCATACACTGATTAG
- the LOC111580511 gene encoding patatin-like phospholipase domain-containing protein 2, which translates to MFDLKKDWSISFAGCGFMGIYYLGAISCILERFPRFIEGASKIYGCSAGALMAAILTLGIPLDKCCSDLMFMAKEARKHRLGPLHPAYNLMQIVQDSLLANLPEDAHVRASGRLCVSLTRVPDGKNLIVSEFSSRNDLIEALICSCFVPLYCGVIPPTYRGVRYVDGAASDNLPRCNENNTVTFSAYAGESDICPRGSILNFHEVRFNNVSIQVNSENVYRVTSTFFPPAPEAMAEICNSGYMDALRFLKENNLISRDCPLRSLETQTSRPACCELEKEPAEGEAEESNKDKQQSGGKPLQEDHWWLDPKLIENLPIIIQKVLCEACRETHPAGGLLSHMTEYLPKKVTSYLQNPRALPVESARSLAQRLVGWIPDVPKGMSWFYGRAGDGNKEALKDNMDQSDSESPLYRSRSLPLGLNLWNESKEDTNAFPLSPDATPTSNNTFTWKTRSTLDLPLTPPPTPTTSSDSKLDEATVKSPPSPGRGWALGRAVRWLRNIASEPTSDQETG; encoded by the exons ATGTTTGACTTGAAGAAAGACTGGAGCATCTCCTTTGCAGGATGCGGTTTCATGGGGATTTATTATCTAGGGGCCATCAGCTGTATCCTGGAACGGTTCCCTCGTTTCATAGAAGGCGCCTCTAAAATCTATGGATGTTCTGCAGGTGCTCTGATGGCTGCTATTCTAACTCTGGGAATCCCTTTAG ACAAATGCTGTTCTGATTTGATGTTCATGGCCAAAGAGGCCAGGAAGCACAGACTGGGGCCCCTGCACCCAGCATACAACCTGATGCAGATAGTACAGGACTCTCTGCTGGCAAACCTTCCAGAAGACGCCCACGTTCGAGCCTCTGGGAGACTCTGTGTGTCCCTGACGAGAGTCCCTGATGGGAAGAATCTAATTGTGTCAGAgttcagcagcagaaatgacCTCATCGAG GCCCTTATATGCAGCTGCTTCGTCCCTTTGTACTGTGGGGTTATTCCACCCACCTACCGTGGAGTG CGCTATGTGGATGGTGCTGCCAGTGACAACCTGCCTCGCTGCAATGAGAATAACACAGTCACGTTCTCTGCTTATGCCGGCGAGAGCGACATCTGTCCCCGAGGCAGCATACTGAACTTCCATGAGGTGCGCTTCAACAATGTGAGCATCCAGGTGAACTCTGAGAACGTGTACAGGGTGACCAGCACCTTCTTCCCACCAGCACCTGAG GCAATGGCGGAAATCTGCAACAGCGGATATATGGATGCTCTTCGCTTcctgaaagaaaaca ATCTGATCAGCAGAGACTGCCCCCTGAGAAGTTTGGAGACACAAACATCCAGACCCGCTTGTTGCGAGCTGGAGAAGGAACCAGCTGAAGGTGAAGCTGAAGAGTCCAATAAGGACAAACAACAGAGTGGAGGGAAACCGCTTCAAGAAGATCACTGGTGGTTGGATCCAAAGCTCATAGAGAACCTCCCCATTATCATTCAGAAGG tgttgtgtGAGGCCTGTAGGGAGACGCATCCTGCTGGTGGTCTGTTGTCACACATGACTGAGTATCTTCCAAAGAAAGTAACTTCTTACCTTCAGAACCCCCGAGCTCTGCCTGTTGAGTCGGCCCGCTCTCTAGCCCAGAG ACTAGTGGGCTGGATTCCAGATGTACCAAAGGGCATGAGCTGGTTCTATGGCAGGGCTGGAGATGGAAACAAGGAGGCACTGAAGGACAACATGGACCAGAGCGACAG TGAGTCACCACTGTACAGGTCTAGAAGTTTGCCATTAGGTCTGAACCTGTGGAATGAAAGCAAAGAAGACACAAACGCTTTCCCACTGAGTCCGGATGCCACTCCCACCTCCAACAATACCTTTACCTGGAAGACACGCAGCACCTTGGACTTGCCTTTGACTCCACCTCCTACACCCACCACCAGCTCCGACTCTAAGTTGGATGAAGCCACTGTAAAGTCACCACCAAGCCCTGGCAGAGGCTGGGCTTTGGGCAGAGCTGTTAGGTGGCTGCGAAATATTGCATCTGAACCAACATCAGACCAAGAAACCGGATGA